One window of the Archangium primigenium genome contains the following:
- a CDS encoding head protein: MTIFDRLLEAQQLLGKNREAALSPEEKKRYQLAMDALWFVWSNGQAYAFEDYLKDSEAQAPHRVIAAFNTRDEADAWLKTQSRPPDLALVLIGDAYHIVLSSKDGARCALVPDSDMEYHLEELMKAGVPAPEATFPTREEAMAWFNRQTEPAAQTVLQIAGANYLAVYYRNLQHRALFPFTLVERLHERRRRREREGQGE, from the coding sequence ATGACGATCTTCGACCGACTCCTCGAAGCGCAGCAACTCCTCGGCAAGAACCGCGAAGCGGCGCTCTCTCCGGAGGAGAAGAAACGATACCAGCTCGCCATGGACGCGCTCTGGTTCGTCTGGAGCAATGGCCAGGCGTACGCGTTCGAGGATTATCTCAAGGACAGCGAAGCCCAAGCCCCCCATCGGGTCATCGCCGCATTCAATACCCGAGACGAAGCGGACGCCTGGCTCAAGACACAAAGCAGACCTCCCGATCTGGCGCTCGTCCTGATCGGGGACGCGTACCACATCGTCCTCTCCTCCAAGGATGGGGCGCGCTGCGCCCTCGTGCCCGACTCCGATATGGAATACCACCTCGAGGAGCTGATGAAGGCCGGCGTCCCCGCCCCGGAGGCCACGTTCCCCACGCGGGAGGAGGCGATGGCCTGGTTCAACCGCCAAACCGAGCCCGCGGCGCAGACCGTCCTCCAGATTGCCGGCGCGAACTACCTCGCGGTGTACTACCGCAACCTCCAGCACCGCGCCCTGTTTCCCTTCACGCTCGTCGAGCGCCTGCATGAGCGAAGGCGGCGGCGCGAGCGGGAAGGCCAGGGCGAATAG
- a CDS encoding pseudouridine synthase, whose product MSRKPPPRRSAPQLTKQLANPGRWEGKAKPDWLARAIARAGVLPQEDAQAAIEAGRVTVNGRVVKQHLAPVPPGATVKVDGVPLPTAAPTRVLAFHKPAELLTSTVGQHRVGTVFEVLLPQLPQDLARFTWHAVGRLDRGTTGLLLFTNDEKLLAHVTSPDSRLPKRYVATVFSEADDEKVEPLRRGMTLDDGERLRPAGVTVRDPHTVEVTVTEGRNHQVKRMLGEVGLPVRALHREAVGGVTLDVAEGTWRPLTDAEVSEGLGYPPPA is encoded by the coding sequence ATGTCCCGAAAGCCCCCGCCTCGCCGCTCCGCTCCGCAGTTGACCAAGCAGCTCGCCAATCCCGGGCGGTGGGAGGGCAAGGCCAAGCCAGACTGGCTCGCGCGGGCCATCGCCCGGGCGGGGGTCCTGCCCCAGGAGGACGCCCAGGCCGCCATCGAGGCCGGCCGCGTCACGGTGAATGGCCGGGTGGTCAAGCAGCACCTGGCCCCCGTGCCCCCGGGCGCCACCGTGAAGGTGGACGGGGTGCCGCTGCCCACGGCCGCCCCCACGCGGGTGCTCGCCTTCCACAAGCCCGCCGAACTGCTCACCTCCACGGTGGGCCAGCACCGCGTGGGCACCGTCTTCGAGGTGCTCCTGCCCCAACTGCCACAGGACCTGGCGCGCTTCACCTGGCACGCGGTGGGCCGGCTGGACCGGGGCACCACGGGGCTCCTGCTCTTCACCAATGACGAGAAGCTGCTCGCGCACGTGACGTCCCCGGACTCCCGGCTGCCCAAGCGCTACGTGGCCACGGTGTTCAGCGAGGCGGACGACGAGAAGGTGGAGCCCCTGCGCCGCGGCATGACGCTGGACGATGGCGAGCGCCTGCGGCCCGCCGGGGTGACCGTGCGCGACCCCCACACCGTGGAGGTCACCGTCACCGAGGGCCGCAACCACCAGGTCAAGCGCATGCTCGGCGAGGTGGGGCTGCCCGTCCGGGCCCTGCACCGCGAGGCCGTGGGCGGGGTGACCCTGGACGTCGCCGAGGGCACCTGGCGCCCGCTCACCGACGCCGAGGTGTCCGAGGGCCTGGGCTACCCGCCCCCCGCCTAG
- a CDS encoding RNA methyltransferase, producing MSLPIRLVLMRPRNAENLGAAARAMKNCGLAEWTWVHPEAEDLGPARRLAVHAEDVLEASGRADSLDAAVADCVWVVGTSSRKVEGKRRLSPRAVAEEMVRRAAQGPVALVFGDERSGLTNAEVERCHDLSAVPTAPEQPSINLAQAVLLYAYELRIATLDAAPPPPAPLPRAATDTELTRVESALEAALVAGGFLVDAQARGRPALRELFAPLRRSRLTHKEAGLWLAALHTLAKRPR from the coding sequence ATGTCCCTGCCCATCCGGCTCGTCTTGATGCGACCGCGCAACGCGGAGAACCTGGGCGCGGCCGCCCGGGCCATGAAGAACTGTGGCCTCGCCGAGTGGACCTGGGTCCATCCCGAGGCCGAGGACCTCGGCCCCGCGCGCCGGCTCGCCGTGCACGCCGAGGACGTGCTGGAGGCCTCGGGCCGGGCGGACTCGCTCGACGCGGCCGTGGCCGACTGCGTCTGGGTGGTGGGCACCAGCTCGCGCAAGGTGGAGGGCAAGCGGCGCCTGTCCCCCCGGGCCGTGGCGGAGGAGATGGTGCGGCGCGCGGCCCAGGGCCCCGTGGCGCTCGTCTTCGGGGACGAGCGCAGCGGCCTCACCAACGCCGAGGTGGAGCGCTGCCATGACCTGTCCGCCGTGCCCACCGCGCCCGAGCAGCCCTCCATCAACCTCGCCCAGGCGGTGCTGCTCTACGCCTACGAGCTGCGCATCGCCACGCTCGACGCCGCCCCACCTCCGCCGGCCCCCCTGCCCCGGGCCGCCACCGACACGGAGCTGACCCGGGTGGAGTCCGCCCTGGAGGCGGCGCTCGTGGCCGGCGGCTTCCTGGTGGACGCCCAGGCCCGGGGCCGCCCCGCCCTGCGCGAGCTCTTCGCCCCCTTGCGCCGCTCGCGCCTGACCCACAAGGAGGCGGGCCTGTGGCTCGCCGCCCTGCACACCCTGGCCAAGCGCCCGCGCTGA
- a CDS encoding alpha-2-macroglobulin family protein — protein MNPQSIPMSRPPRAGTSRWVLAALLVSALSGCKKDEPQAPATPASPTAPTTPTPGATAPAKPATPPPADVLTPSIHELAAEGMVPREVVLEFPRPVMPGDQRVRKGTVFTVSPNVPGLLSYRGASTLVFKTQGSGFAFQTPYTVTLESLELENGTVLKPSTEGAWRHAFTTPAFSFLRLSPRQVDVAKGKVEADLVFSGPVDATSVRRVIAFSVDGKAVSDVKLRSQPNDPHVLTATLGGAALRPGAEVRFTLKAGLVPSGRKTEAAPAAQDAFTLHVGKRLDITQAYVQQGTTGHYIEVRCVEVEGEKTPTDDEEDEYDYGYDQHSGSRCSLDEDSAAASVHLTPPVKFSVSPSRRGFRVLGDFKRGTYALRIDAGALSTTGGALLSTYEKSFSISARTPQLSFGTAGRYLPRAAWRNLPLNHLNLDEVELTVRNVPQENFLFWMSNDSQEAADERTSNVIAKKTLAVQGLADTLTTTWVDVGSLVPATTRGLVEIRATDGERTASSRILLTDLSLVAKRGAAPLGAEAQEEVFVWALGMENTEPQSGVEVSLVKKSGQAVARCTTSGASGCKLSVPAPGLDTAEPFALLARKGEDFTYLKYSELKTEIANSDVQGAPYRSDVAYRASIYSDRGVYRPGDTAHVVAVLRGRDDLAPPAGVPVQLRVVDPRERDLRKVTVKTNEAGLVSLDVPFEAYQDTGAYRVVLEVADNPVATYGLNVEEFVPERMKVTASTDKPGYVQGEAVPVGVEAAYLFGGSAEGSPLEVTCRLEPSVFRPKENAQLAYGVWRPEGSEVKGTVLGQVKGELDAKGQALVSCPAQQDVGGFKGPAKLVAQASVFEAGSGRSTVGDTSVPVHPEPYYVGLQANVQKVKAGQPFTVTGVVVDWQGAPYGKQIKPVQVEYLRLDEEYGYFYDESSGEERYQRHLRPVREGRDTVKLEGGKFSLQVTPSTDAAGYLVRVRSGATQTDLQLEGHGRYYWWDNSSARVDQTPRPARPTSLAVELPRSARVGEALAVKVKAPYRGRMLFTAETDGVLASEWKAVEPGEVTWSFTPSAFAPNLYVSAFLVKDPHLESAQSFMPDRAFGVASVTVEPVAFTQPLTLKVPQEVRSNEALSVDLELGAVEPGTFATVAVVDEGILSLTRFQSPDPLTALFAKRALGVQTYETLGWTLLIPPAGASRSTGGDGDEGAAGRVQPVKPVALWSGVVPVPSSGKLRVPFQLPQYRGAVRVMAVTAGPKRIGHASAQVLVRDPLVLQATLPRFLSQGDEIQIPVFVTNLSGKPQDVKVSLTAENLPVPGMAMPATQASPLQLLGKSEGQVRLENGKAATLVFQGRAVQAVGAARLKVVATGGGHTSFEQLDVPFLPSGPRERKVQRLELAQGTLDLAPYLQGWLPTSERSTFWVTANPYAESFQHLSYLVRYPYGCIEQTTSSTRPLLYVSELVDSVDPTLTATAKIEDMVGSGIQRVFSMQTPSGGFGYWPGAPEPVEWGTAYATHMLLDAQKRKYTVPQDRLDDAVNWMVERVKYRESHPDQGSSSYYASDNGEAYMHYVLALAGKGQKARAQKLLEQNPERRASSVGEKAEREYMLQAALYLAGDRRYEKELRNPDVTALKDERSNGWSFYSDRRRRGFMLSTFQDLFGNDATGEPLAQMVAEALKRERSEYYTTQELVWGITGLGKRVAGAATSFAPPVLTADGKEQKPQVGGKQRAADRTWALVRASERKGVSLEVPEKSEGKLYLVLASDGVRTGGQYRTGGEGLRLTRQYRDLSGNVLDVKKDARALAELIYVEVKITNTTAERIQNIALVDRLPAGWEIENARLGRGGAVEWASRDEQWTADYVNLRDDRVEVFGALEPRETRSVIYAVRAVTSGTFTLPPVEAEAMYDPRVWAREAGGAVRIEGPWADFLL, from the coding sequence ATGAATCCGCAGTCCATTCCGATGTCCCGGCCGCCGCGCGCGGGCACGTCGCGCTGGGTGCTGGCGGCCCTGCTCGTGAGCGCGCTCTCCGGTTGCAAGAAGGACGAGCCCCAGGCTCCGGCCACCCCGGCCTCGCCGACCGCTCCCACCACCCCGACGCCGGGCGCGACCGCTCCCGCGAAGCCCGCCACCCCGCCCCCGGCGGACGTCCTCACGCCCTCCATCCACGAGCTCGCCGCCGAGGGCATGGTGCCGCGCGAGGTGGTGCTCGAGTTCCCCCGTCCGGTGATGCCGGGGGACCAGCGGGTGCGCAAGGGCACCGTGTTCACGGTGAGCCCGAACGTGCCGGGCCTGCTGAGCTACCGCGGCGCCTCCACGCTCGTCTTCAAGACGCAGGGCTCGGGCTTCGCCTTCCAGACGCCCTACACCGTCACCCTGGAGTCGTTGGAGCTGGAGAACGGCACCGTGCTCAAGCCCTCGACCGAGGGCGCCTGGCGCCACGCCTTCACCACGCCCGCCTTCTCCTTCCTGCGCCTGTCGCCGCGCCAGGTGGACGTGGCCAAGGGCAAGGTCGAGGCGGACCTCGTCTTCTCCGGCCCGGTGGACGCGACCAGCGTGCGCCGCGTCATCGCCTTCTCCGTGGATGGCAAGGCCGTGTCCGACGTGAAGCTGCGCAGCCAGCCGAACGACCCGCACGTGCTCACCGCCACGCTCGGGGGCGCGGCCCTGCGGCCCGGCGCCGAGGTGCGCTTCACCCTCAAGGCCGGCCTCGTGCCCTCGGGCCGCAAGACGGAGGCGGCGCCCGCGGCGCAGGACGCCTTCACGCTGCACGTGGGCAAGCGCCTGGACATCACCCAGGCCTACGTCCAGCAGGGCACCACCGGCCACTACATCGAGGTGCGCTGCGTGGAGGTGGAGGGCGAGAAGACCCCCACCGATGACGAGGAGGACGAGTACGACTACGGCTATGACCAGCACAGCGGCTCGCGCTGCAGCCTGGACGAGGACTCGGCCGCGGCCAGCGTGCACCTCACCCCGCCCGTGAAGTTCTCCGTGTCGCCCTCGCGCCGGGGCTTCCGTGTCCTGGGTGACTTCAAGCGCGGCACCTACGCCCTGCGCATCGACGCGGGCGCCCTGTCCACCACGGGCGGCGCGCTGCTGTCCACCTACGAGAAGTCCTTCTCCATCTCCGCGCGCACGCCCCAGCTGAGCTTCGGCACCGCCGGCCGCTACCTGCCGCGCGCCGCCTGGCGCAACCTGCCCCTCAACCACCTCAACCTGGACGAGGTGGAGCTCACCGTGCGCAACGTGCCCCAGGAGAACTTCCTCTTCTGGATGAGCAACGACTCGCAGGAGGCCGCCGACGAGCGCACCTCCAACGTCATCGCCAAGAAGACGCTCGCGGTGCAGGGCCTGGCGGACACGCTGACCACCACCTGGGTGGACGTGGGCTCGCTCGTGCCGGCCACCACCCGGGGGCTCGTGGAGATCCGCGCCACGGACGGCGAGCGCACCGCCTCCTCCCGCATCCTGCTCACCGACCTGAGCCTCGTGGCCAAGCGCGGCGCCGCGCCCCTGGGCGCCGAGGCCCAGGAAGAGGTGTTCGTGTGGGCGCTGGGCATGGAGAACACCGAGCCCCAGTCGGGCGTCGAGGTGTCCCTGGTGAAGAAGAGCGGTCAGGCCGTGGCGCGCTGCACCACCTCGGGTGCCTCCGGCTGCAAGCTCTCGGTGCCCGCCCCCGGGCTGGACACCGCCGAGCCCTTCGCCCTGCTCGCGCGCAAGGGCGAGGACTTCACCTACCTCAAGTACAGCGAGCTCAAGACGGAGATCGCCAACTCGGACGTGCAGGGCGCGCCGTACCGCTCGGACGTGGCCTACCGGGCCTCGATCTACTCGGACCGGGGCGTGTACCGCCCGGGGGACACGGCGCACGTGGTGGCGGTGCTGCGGGGCCGCGATGACCTGGCCCCTCCGGCGGGCGTGCCCGTGCAGCTGCGCGTGGTGGACCCGCGCGAGCGCGACCTGCGCAAGGTGACGGTGAAGACGAACGAGGCGGGCCTGGTGTCGCTGGACGTGCCCTTCGAGGCCTACCAGGACACGGGCGCCTACCGCGTGGTGCTGGAGGTGGCCGACAACCCGGTGGCCACCTACGGCCTCAACGTGGAGGAGTTCGTCCCCGAGCGCATGAAGGTGACGGCGAGCACCGACAAGCCCGGCTACGTGCAGGGCGAGGCGGTGCCGGTGGGCGTGGAGGCCGCCTACCTCTTCGGCGGCTCGGCCGAGGGCAGCCCCCTGGAGGTGACGTGCCGGTTGGAGCCGTCCGTCTTCCGGCCCAAGGAGAACGCGCAGCTCGCCTATGGCGTGTGGCGCCCCGAGGGCTCCGAGGTGAAGGGCACCGTGCTCGGCCAGGTGAAGGGCGAGCTCGACGCCAAGGGCCAGGCCCTGGTGAGCTGCCCGGCGCAGCAGGACGTGGGCGGCTTCAAGGGGCCGGCGAAGCTCGTGGCCCAGGCGAGTGTCTTCGAGGCCGGCAGCGGCCGCTCCACCGTGGGCGACACGAGCGTGCCGGTGCACCCCGAGCCCTACTACGTGGGCCTCCAGGCCAACGTGCAGAAGGTCAAGGCGGGCCAGCCCTTCACCGTCACCGGCGTGGTGGTGGACTGGCAGGGCGCGCCCTACGGCAAGCAGATCAAGCCCGTGCAGGTGGAGTACCTGCGGCTGGACGAGGAGTACGGCTACTTCTACGACGAGAGCTCGGGCGAGGAGCGCTACCAGCGCCACCTGCGCCCGGTGCGCGAGGGCCGGGACACGGTGAAGCTCGAGGGGGGCAAGTTCTCCCTCCAGGTGACGCCCTCCACGGACGCGGCGGGCTACCTCGTGCGCGTGCGCTCGGGCGCCACGCAGACGGACCTCCAGTTGGAGGGCCACGGCCGCTACTACTGGTGGGACAACTCCTCGGCGCGGGTGGACCAGACGCCCCGTCCGGCCCGGCCCACGTCGCTCGCGGTGGAGCTGCCGCGCTCGGCCCGGGTGGGCGAGGCGCTCGCCGTGAAGGTGAAGGCGCCCTACCGCGGCCGCATGCTCTTCACCGCCGAGACGGACGGGGTGCTGGCCTCCGAGTGGAAGGCGGTGGAGCCGGGCGAGGTGACGTGGAGCTTCACGCCCTCGGCCTTCGCGCCCAACCTCTACGTGAGCGCCTTCCTGGTGAAGGATCCCCACCTGGAGTCCGCCCAGTCCTTCATGCCGGACCGCGCCTTCGGCGTGGCCAGCGTGACGGTGGAGCCGGTGGCCTTCACCCAGCCGCTCACCCTGAAGGTCCCCCAGGAGGTGCGCTCCAACGAGGCCCTGTCCGTGGACCTGGAGCTGGGCGCGGTGGAGCCGGGCACCTTCGCCACGGTGGCGGTGGTGGACGAGGGCATCCTCTCGCTCACGCGCTTCCAGAGCCCGGATCCGCTCACGGCGCTCTTCGCCAAGCGCGCCCTGGGCGTGCAGACGTACGAGACGCTGGGCTGGACGCTGCTCATCCCCCCCGCGGGCGCCAGCCGCTCCACGGGTGGTGACGGGGACGAGGGCGCGGCGGGCCGGGTGCAGCCGGTCAAGCCCGTGGCCCTGTGGAGTGGGGTGGTCCCGGTGCCCTCGAGCGGCAAGCTGCGCGTGCCCTTCCAGCTGCCCCAGTACCGCGGCGCCGTGCGCGTCATGGCGGTGACGGCGGGCCCCAAGCGCATCGGCCATGCCAGCGCGCAGGTGCTCGTGCGCGACCCGCTCGTGCTCCAGGCCACGCTGCCGCGCTTCCTGAGCCAGGGCGACGAGATCCAGATCCCCGTCTTCGTCACCAACCTGTCCGGCAAGCCGCAGGACGTGAAGGTGTCCCTCACGGCGGAGAACCTGCCCGTGCCCGGCATGGCCATGCCCGCCACCCAGGCCTCGCCCCTGCAACTGCTCGGCAAGAGCGAGGGCCAGGTGCGGCTGGAGAACGGCAAGGCGGCCACGCTCGTCTTCCAGGGCCGGGCGGTCCAGGCGGTGGGCGCCGCGCGGCTCAAGGTGGTGGCCACCGGTGGCGGCCACACGTCCTTCGAGCAGCTCGACGTGCCCTTCCTGCCGTCGGGTCCCCGTGAGCGCAAGGTGCAGCGGCTCGAGCTGGCCCAGGGTACGCTGGACCTGGCGCCCTACCTCCAGGGCTGGCTGCCCACGAGCGAGCGCTCCACGTTCTGGGTGACGGCCAACCCCTACGCCGAGTCCTTCCAGCACCTGTCCTACCTCGTGCGCTACCCCTACGGCTGCATCGAGCAGACGACGTCCTCCACCCGCCCGCTGCTCTACGTGTCGGAGCTGGTGGACAGCGTGGACCCGACGCTCACCGCCACCGCGAAGATCGAGGACATGGTGGGCTCGGGCATCCAGCGCGTCTTCTCCATGCAGACGCCCTCGGGCGGCTTCGGCTACTGGCCGGGCGCCCCCGAGCCCGTGGAGTGGGGCACCGCCTACGCCACGCACATGCTGCTCGACGCGCAGAAGCGCAAGTACACCGTGCCCCAGGACCGGCTCGATGACGCCGTCAACTGGATGGTCGAGCGCGTGAAGTACCGCGAGAGCCACCCGGACCAGGGCTCCAGCTCCTACTACGCCTCCGACAATGGCGAGGCCTACATGCACTACGTGCTGGCGCTCGCGGGCAAGGGGCAGAAGGCGCGCGCGCAGAAGCTGCTCGAGCAGAACCCGGAGCGGCGCGCCTCCAGCGTCGGCGAGAAGGCCGAGCGCGAGTACATGCTCCAGGCCGCGCTGTACCTGGCGGGAGACCGGCGCTACGAGAAGGAGCTGCGCAACCCCGACGTCACGGCCCTCAAGGACGAGCGCTCCAACGGCTGGTCCTTCTACTCGGACCGCCGCCGGCGCGGCTTCATGCTCAGCACCTTCCAGGACCTGTTCGGCAACGACGCCACGGGCGAGCCGCTCGCCCAGATGGTGGCCGAGGCGCTCAAGCGCGAGCGCAGCGAGTACTACACCACCCAGGAGCTCGTCTGGGGCATCACCGGCCTGGGCAAGCGCGTGGCGGGCGCGGCCACGTCCTTCGCGCCGCCCGTGCTGACGGCGGATGGCAAGGAGCAGAAGCCCCAGGTGGGCGGCAAGCAGCGCGCGGCCGACCGCACGTGGGCGCTGGTGCGCGCCAGCGAGCGCAAGGGCGTGAGCCTCGAGGTCCCCGAGAAGTCCGAGGGCAAGCTCTACCTCGTGCTCGCCAGTGACGGCGTGCGCACGGGCGGCCAGTACCGCACGGGCGGCGAGGGCCTGCGCCTCACGCGCCAGTACCGCGACCTGTCGGGCAACGTGCTCGACGTGAAGAAGGACGCGCGCGCCCTGGCCGAGCTCATCTACGTGGAGGTGAAGATCACCAACACCACGGCCGAGCGCATCCAGAACATCGCGCTGGTGGACCGGCTGCCCGCGGGCTGGGAGATCGAGAACGCCCGCCTGGGTCGGGGCGGCGCGGTGGAGTGGGCCTCGCGCGACGAGCAGTGGACGGCGGACTACGTGAACCTGCGCGACGACCGGGTGGAGGTGTTCGGCGCCCTGGAGCCGCGCGAGACGCGCTCGGTCATCTACGCGGTGCGCGCGGTGACGTCCGGCACGTTCACCCTGCCGCCCGTGGAGGCCGAGGCCATGTACGACCCGCGCGTCTGGGCGCGCGAGGCGGGCGGCGCGGTGCGCATCGAGGGCCCCTGGGCGGACTTCCTGCTCTGA
- the pbpC gene encoding penicillin-binding protein 1C — MAPRFTWGRVLRGALLLGVLTLGALAAAWGLPLPERLSAAHSVVVEYRDGTAAHVFLAPDQRWRVPTRLEEVDPAYLRALLTLEDQRFWWHPGVDPLAVVRAAVTNVLRGRRVSGASTLTLQLVRVLEPRPRTLLSKVIESCRALQLELRLSKREILEAYLQFVPYGRNMEGVEAASLAYFGHRATHLSAAEMATLLAVPQNPNRRFPSPQNASRLKDARDGVARRLLDGNALPLGPESARVSAEVLFEQVRATPVPPRLVPFAREAPHAAVWLRARNPGQGRLRTTLDAGAQRLVERTMREAAPGLRPQGIHNGVAVVVDRERAEVVALVGSFDFFDTAHGGQLPGFDTPRSPGSALKPLIYALAIDQGLAGPDQRVADVPAAYGTYAPRNFDGRFQGLVRLEDALSQSLNMPFVKLLQRLGVERFLGTLRLAGVRSLVPDPGHYGLSAAVGGIEVTPLELAGVYLALAENGRARPLTLLAEGRAPAAPQVLFSPGAAWLTRRALSLKDRPDFPERRRMMGLPSQVHWKTGTSFGHRDAWAAGSGPRHTAVVWTGNFDNTPSVHLVGAEASGPLLFDILEGLAPRERGPDPDALPPGDLTRVEVCAWSGHLPTEACAQRRFTYAERSHVPTEPCPYHQQVEVDAVTGLAVSPACRDGRPTASRVFLTWPASIRRWLTDQHRMLPQPPAFAPGCAPGGGQKAPEIVSPGAGQVTLLLAGVPADQQEVPLEAEVDGDRELSWFVDGAFLGSARADERVWWAPSAGDHEILVSDDRGLSARRVLKVRERR; from the coding sequence ATGGCGCCGCGCTTCACATGGGGGAGGGTGCTCCGGGGCGCCCTCCTGCTCGGGGTCCTCACGCTCGGCGCGCTCGCCGCGGCGTGGGGGCTGCCCCTGCCCGAGCGGCTGTCGGCGGCCCACTCGGTGGTGGTGGAGTACCGGGATGGCACGGCGGCCCATGTCTTCCTGGCGCCGGACCAGCGCTGGCGGGTGCCCACGCGGCTGGAGGAGGTGGACCCGGCCTACCTCCGGGCCCTCTTGACGCTGGAGGACCAGCGCTTCTGGTGGCACCCCGGGGTGGATCCGCTGGCGGTGGTCCGCGCCGCGGTGACCAACGTGCTCCGGGGGCGGCGGGTGTCCGGGGCCTCCACGCTCACGTTGCAGCTCGTGCGGGTGCTGGAGCCCCGGCCGCGCACCTTGCTGTCCAAGGTGATCGAGTCGTGCCGCGCGCTGCAGCTGGAGCTGCGGCTGAGCAAGCGGGAGATACTGGAGGCCTATCTGCAGTTCGTGCCCTATGGGCGCAACATGGAGGGCGTGGAGGCGGCGTCGCTGGCGTACTTCGGCCACCGGGCCACGCACCTGAGCGCGGCGGAGATGGCCACGCTGCTCGCGGTGCCGCAGAACCCCAACCGGCGCTTTCCCTCGCCCCAGAACGCCTCGCGGCTCAAGGACGCGCGCGATGGGGTGGCCCGGCGGCTGCTGGACGGGAACGCGCTGCCGCTCGGGCCCGAGTCGGCGCGGGTGTCCGCCGAGGTGCTGTTCGAGCAGGTGCGCGCCACGCCGGTGCCGCCCCGGCTGGTGCCCTTCGCGCGCGAGGCGCCCCACGCGGCGGTGTGGCTGCGGGCCCGCAATCCGGGCCAGGGGCGGCTGCGCACCACGCTGGACGCGGGCGCGCAGCGGCTGGTGGAGCGCACGATGCGGGAGGCCGCGCCCGGCCTGCGGCCCCAGGGCATCCACAACGGCGTGGCGGTGGTGGTGGACCGCGAGCGCGCGGAGGTGGTGGCGCTGGTGGGCAGCTTCGACTTCTTCGACACGGCGCACGGGGGGCAGCTGCCCGGCTTCGACACGCCGCGCTCGCCGGGCTCGGCGCTCAAGCCCCTCATCTACGCGCTCGCCATCGACCAGGGCCTGGCCGGGCCGGACCAGCGCGTGGCGGACGTGCCCGCCGCGTACGGCACCTACGCGCCGCGCAACTTCGACGGCCGCTTCCAGGGGCTCGTGCGACTGGAGGACGCGCTCTCGCAGTCGCTCAACATGCCCTTCGTGAAGCTCCTGCAGCGCCTGGGCGTGGAGCGCTTCCTCGGCACCCTGCGGCTCGCGGGGGTGCGCAGCCTCGTGCCGGACCCGGGCCACTACGGCCTGTCCGCGGCCGTGGGCGGCATCGAGGTGACACCCCTGGAATTGGCCGGCGTCTACCTGGCGCTCGCGGAGAATGGCCGCGCGCGGCCCCTCACGCTCCTGGCGGAGGGCCGGGCCCCGGCCGCGCCCCAGGTGCTCTTCTCGCCCGGGGCGGCGTGGCTCACCCGGCGGGCGCTGTCCCTGAAGGACCGGCCGGACTTCCCCGAGCGGCGGCGGATGATGGGCCTGCCCTCCCAGGTGCACTGGAAGACGGGCACGAGCTTCGGCCACCGGGACGCGTGGGCCGCGGGCTCCGGGCCCCGGCACACGGCGGTGGTGTGGACGGGCAACTTCGACAACACGCCCAGCGTGCACCTGGTGGGCGCGGAGGCCTCGGGGCCGCTGCTCTTCGACATCCTCGAGGGCCTGGCGCCCCGCGAGCGCGGCCCGGATCCGGACGCGCTGCCCCCGGGGGACCTCACCCGGGTGGAGGTGTGCGCCTGGTCGGGCCACCTGCCCACCGAGGCCTGTGCCCAGCGGCGTTTCACCTACGCCGAGCGCAGCCACGTGCCCACCGAGCCCTGCCCCTACCACCAGCAGGTGGAGGTGGACGCGGTGACGGGCCTGGCGGTGAGCCCCGCGTGTCGGGACGGCCGGCCCACCGCGTCGCGGGTGTTCCTCACCTGGCCGGCGAGCATCCGGCGCTGGCTCACGGACCAGCACCGCATGCTGCCCCAGCCGCCCGCCTTCGCGCCGGGGTGCGCGCCCGGCGGCGGCCAGAAGGCCCCGGAGATCGTCTCGCCCGGCGCGGGCCAGGTGACGCTGCTCCTGGCGGGGGTGCCCGCGGACCAGCAGGAAGTGCCCCTGGAGGCCGAGGTGGACGGGGACCGGGAGCTGTCGTGGTTCGTGGATGGCGCCTTCCTGGGCTCGGCGCGGGCGGACGAGCGGGTGTGGTGGGCGCCCTCGGCGGGGGACCACGAGATCCTCGTCTCGGATGACCGGGGGCTCAGCGCGCGCCGGGTCCTGAAGGTGCGCGAGCGGCGGTAG